One stretch of Streptomyces sp. R21 DNA includes these proteins:
- a CDS encoding M1 family metallopeptidase has translation MSPSIAWPPLPRRRLFLVLLVLLVLLVLLVLLVLLVLLVALGAGVSNARAVTGPGVSRAAATPDRARYDVVLRSDADGSHWTGRQRVSFRNASERPLREVYLRLWGNGEDKCGTPGAPSPVTVSNVRGGTPGPLTVECTALRIALPKPLAHGERTSVAFDVSITVPDHNARFGREGAYRFLGNALPVLAVHDAKGWHLDPYVALGESFYALTGDFRVRLDHPSALQVPASGRTRTFPGGPGRTVTLSVGHRMRDFAWAAGPFRTATQTTPGGVRVKSYWAPGTSAAGVRSTRTDAVAAVDRFSREFGRYPYGEIDLVMTSGFGGGMEYPGLVLLGTTDEGSAVVHEVAHQWWYGIVGNDEYTSPWLDESFAQYANARFYGWETSDCWSDVDWPDDSTALTASMAYWSQHRGEYHLIYTAGSCALADLERTLGADAMARLLKQYAHDHWYGVSTTADFKKAAQSMTIQDLGPFWETHHIR, from the coding sequence ATGTCGCCGTCAATCGCGTGGCCGCCTCTGCCCCGTCGTCGTCTGTTCCTCGTGCTCCTCGTGCTCCTCGTGCTCCTCGTGCTCCTCGTGCTCCTCGTGCTCCTCGTGCTGCTCGTTGCGCTCGGCGCCGGTGTGAGCAATGCTCGCGCGGTGACCGGGCCGGGGGTGTCCAGGGCCGCGGCGACGCCCGATCGCGCGCGCTACGACGTGGTGCTGCGCTCCGACGCTGACGGCAGTCACTGGACGGGACGGCAGCGGGTGTCGTTCCGCAACGCGTCGGAGAGGCCCTTGCGTGAGGTGTACCTACGGCTGTGGGGGAACGGCGAGGACAAGTGCGGCACGCCCGGCGCCCCCTCCCCCGTCACCGTGTCAAACGTACGTGGCGGCACACCAGGGCCTCTCACCGTGGAGTGCACGGCCCTGCGCATCGCCCTGCCGAAGCCGCTCGCGCACGGCGAGCGGACATCCGTCGCCTTCGATGTCTCCATCACCGTGCCCGACCACAATGCCCGCTTCGGCCGCGAGGGCGCCTACCGCTTCCTCGGCAACGCGCTGCCGGTGCTCGCCGTGCACGACGCGAAGGGGTGGCACCTCGACCCGTACGTGGCACTCGGTGAGAGCTTCTACGCACTGACGGGCGATTTTCGGGTCCGTCTCGATCACCCGTCGGCGCTGCAAGTGCCCGCGAGCGGTCGCACCCGCACCTTCCCCGGCGGCCCGGGCCGTACGGTCACCCTCAGCGTCGGGCACCGGATGCGGGACTTCGCGTGGGCCGCGGGCCCGTTCCGCACGGCGACGCAGACCACACCCGGGGGCGTGCGCGTGAAGTCGTACTGGGCGCCCGGCACCTCAGCTGCGGGCGTGCGCTCGACGCGCACGGACGCCGTCGCCGCGGTCGACCGGTTCAGCCGGGAGTTCGGCCGCTATCCGTACGGCGAGATCGACCTCGTGATGACCAGCGGGTTCGGCGGCGGCATGGAATACCCCGGCCTCGTCCTGCTGGGCACCACCGACGAGGGCAGCGCCGTCGTCCACGAGGTGGCGCACCAGTGGTGGTACGGCATCGTCGGCAACGACGAGTACACCTCGCCGTGGCTGGACGAGAGCTTCGCCCAGTACGCCAACGCCCGCTTCTACGGCTGGGAGACCAGCGACTGCTGGTCGGACGTCGACTGGCCCGACGACAGCACCGCACTCACCGCGTCGATGGCCTACTGGTCCCAGCACCGCGGCGAGTACCACCTCATCTACACGGCCGGGTCCTGCGCCCTGGCCGACCTGGAACGTACCCTCGGCGCCGACGCCATGGCACGGCTCCTCAAGCAGTACGCCCACGACCACTGGTACGGCGTCTCCACCACCGCCGACTTCAAGAAGGCCGCCCAGTCCATGACCATCCAGGATCTTGGCCCCTTCTGGGAGACCCACCACATCCGCTGA
- a CDS encoding NlpC/P60 family protein, translating into MASHRRPKQPSRARVTVLTATAAAAVALTSQAAQAAPKPAKSEVKAKVDKLYEEAERSTNQYDRAKEKQEKLEKEIGELQDKAAREQGELNELRTGIGTMASAQYRSGGIDASVQLFLSADPDDYLDKASTLDSLSAKQLESLKKVQTKQRKLAQKRAEATEKLKDLADTRTELGKKKKEIQGKLSKAQKLLNTLTAAERQAMAGEEARASRSSASRVDLGNEAAASKFGAAALSAAASQTGKPYYRGGTGPNSYDCSGLTQWAYAQAGVQISRVTYTQVNDGTRVGMSALKPGDLVFFNNTEHVGLYAGNGQVLHAPHPGASVRYESMSTIGSFQFGVRVTG; encoded by the coding sequence GTGGCGTCCCACCGCCGGCCCAAACAGCCGAGCCGCGCCCGCGTGACTGTGCTCACCGCGACCGCCGCCGCTGCCGTGGCCCTTACTTCTCAGGCCGCCCAGGCGGCCCCCAAGCCCGCGAAGAGCGAGGTCAAGGCGAAGGTCGACAAGCTCTACGAAGAGGCGGAGCGGTCCACCAACCAGTACGACAGGGCCAAGGAGAAGCAGGAGAAGCTGGAGAAGGAGATCGGCGAGCTTCAGGACAAGGCCGCCCGCGAGCAGGGCGAGCTCAATGAACTGCGTACAGGCATCGGTACGATGGCCAGCGCGCAGTACCGCTCCGGCGGCATCGACGCCTCGGTCCAGCTCTTCCTCTCCGCCGACCCGGACGACTACCTCGACAAGGCGTCCACGCTCGACTCGCTCTCCGCGAAGCAGCTGGAGTCGCTGAAGAAGGTTCAGACGAAGCAGCGCAAGCTGGCCCAGAAGCGTGCGGAGGCCACAGAGAAGCTCAAGGACCTCGCCGACACCCGCACGGAGCTTGGCAAGAAGAAGAAAGAAATCCAGGGCAAGCTCAGCAAGGCGCAGAAGCTGCTGAACACCCTGACCGCCGCCGAGCGTCAGGCCATGGCCGGCGAGGAAGCGCGCGCCAGCCGCTCCTCCGCGAGCCGCGTCGACCTCGGCAACGAGGCGGCCGCCTCCAAGTTCGGCGCCGCCGCCCTGAGCGCGGCCGCCTCCCAGACCGGCAAGCCGTACTACCGCGGTGGCACGGGCCCCAACTCCTACGACTGCTCGGGCCTCACGCAGTGGGCGTACGCGCAGGCAGGGGTCCAGATATCCCGGGTCACGTACACGCAGGTCAACGACGGAACCCGGGTGGGCATGAGCGCACTCAAGCCCGGTGACCTGGTCTTCTTCAACAACACCGAGCATGTCGGCCTCTACGCGGGCAACGGCCAGGTGCTGCACGCGCCGCACCCGGGGGCCTCGGTGCGCTACGAGTCGATGAGCACGATCGGCAGCTTCCAGTTCGGCGTCCGCGTCACAGGCTGA
- a CDS encoding LysR family transcriptional regulator — MDLDLRKLRYFVAVADRLHFGRAADELHIAQPVLSRQIRALEQDLGASLFTRDRHGVALTDAGRQLLADAGPLLASAHAVRRRVSVAAHGSRRLMVGFRAGIPVIPAARAFEARHPDVVVDVQRIEGDDQAPMLLDGRIDVGYVRLPIDEAGLRVTPLYTEPRVAVLPAGHRLAGKEEVTEADLAGEPLLWHADPSTQPTRHPHPNAGYLVRGVDETLEHVAAGRGISFLARSASVFYSHPEVIYVPIPELAPDRVCLAAAASRTSPVVDDFFTAAQATAEITAECGNYEMWQLGGNAVSKRS; from the coding sequence ATGGATCTGGACCTGCGCAAACTGCGCTACTTCGTCGCCGTGGCCGACCGGTTGCACTTCGGCCGCGCCGCCGATGAGCTACATATCGCGCAGCCGGTGCTCAGCCGGCAGATCCGCGCGCTCGAGCAGGATCTCGGCGCCTCGCTGTTCACCAGGGATCGCCACGGCGTAGCGCTGACCGACGCGGGCCGACAACTGCTGGCCGACGCCGGTCCGCTGCTCGCCTCCGCGCATGCGGTCCGCCGCCGGGTGTCCGTGGCCGCCCATGGCAGCCGACGGCTGATGGTCGGTTTCCGGGCCGGCATCCCGGTCATCCCGGCGGCGCGGGCGTTCGAGGCCCGGCACCCGGACGTGGTCGTGGACGTGCAGCGGATCGAAGGGGACGACCAGGCCCCGATGCTGCTCGACGGCCGCATCGACGTCGGCTATGTGCGGCTGCCCATCGACGAGGCCGGCCTGCGCGTCACCCCGCTGTACACCGAGCCGCGGGTGGCGGTGCTGCCCGCCGGCCACCGGTTGGCCGGCAAGGAGGAGGTCACCGAGGCCGACCTGGCCGGCGAACCGCTGCTCTGGCATGCCGACCCGAGCACGCAGCCCACCAGGCACCCGCACCCTAACGCCGGGTACCTGGTGCGCGGGGTGGACGAGACGCTCGAGCATGTCGCGGCCGGGCGGGGTATCTCGTTCCTGGCCCGTTCGGCGTCCGTGTTCTACTCACATCCGGAAGTCATCTATGTGCCCATCCCGGAGCTGGCGCCCGACCGGGTGTGCCTCGCGGCGGCGGCATCGCGCACCTCGCCAGTGGTCGATGACTTCTTCACCGCGGCTCAGGCGACGGCCGAGATAACGGCAGAATGTGGGAATTATGAAATGTGGCAGCTTGGAGGCAATGCCGTTTCAAAGCGCAGTTGA
- a CDS encoding NAD(P)-binding domain-containing protein, with product MSSISIIGLGNLAGALADRALAGGNAVEVIGRNPAKPRN from the coding sequence ATGAGCAGCATCAGCATTATCGGCCTGGGGAACCTGGCCGGCGCCCTGGCCGACCGGGCGCTCGCCGGCGGCAACGCCGTCGAGGTCATCGGCCGCAACCCGGCCAAGCCAAGGAATTGA
- a CDS encoding SDR family oxidoreductase produces the protein MRVFVAGGTGHSGSYIIPELIAAGHEVTGLARSDSAAAAVSALGARVRRGDLEDLDGLKEAAADSDGVIHVAHRQDLLTSGGLDAVTAAELPIMLAYGEALAGTGKPLVAAGSIGAPGNLGRPATEEDPALPGGDEYKGTLRVRNVVEAAVVGLAEQGVRSSVVRIANIAHSTTDRAGFLPTLIALAKEKGFVGYPGDGANVWNAVHVRDVASLFRLALQKGPAGKHWHAVGDGGIPFREIAEAIGSRLGLPAVSVPADVLMVPGYFGFLANIVTQNYPASNLITRRTLGWEPSQPSLLADLDNGHYFSAS, from the coding sequence GTGCGCGTTTTCGTCGCTGGCGGGACCGGCCATTCCGGTTCGTACATCATCCCCGAGCTCATCGCCGCCGGACATGAGGTCACCGGCCTGGCCCGGTCGGACAGCGCCGCGGCGGCGGTGTCCGCGCTCGGCGCCAGGGTGCGTCGCGGCGACCTTGAGGACCTCGACGGTCTCAAGGAGGCGGCCGCGGACTCCGACGGCGTCATCCACGTCGCGCACAGGCAAGACCTGCTTACCTCCGGCGGGCTCGACGCCGTGACCGCCGCGGAGCTCCCGATCATGCTCGCGTACGGCGAGGCACTCGCGGGAACCGGAAAGCCGCTGGTCGCAGCGGGGAGCATAGGCGCGCCCGGGAACCTGGGCCGGCCGGCCACCGAGGAGGACCCGGCCCTTCCCGGCGGCGATGAGTACAAGGGCACCCTGCGGGTTCGTAACGTCGTGGAAGCCGCCGTAGTCGGCCTCGCCGAGCAGGGAGTGCGGTCTTCGGTCGTGCGGATCGCCAACATCGCGCACAGCACGACCGATCGTGCCGGCTTCCTCCCCACGCTGATCGCGCTCGCGAAGGAGAAGGGTTTCGTCGGCTACCCCGGAGACGGCGCGAACGTCTGGAACGCCGTGCACGTCCGCGATGTCGCCTCCTTGTTCCGCTTGGCGCTGCAGAAGGGGCCGGCTGGCAAACACTGGCACGCGGTTGGGGACGGGGGCATCCCGTTCCGCGAGATTGCCGAAGCCATTGGCAGCCGTCTGGGCCTGCCCGCCGTAAGCGTTCCCGCGGACGTACTGATGGTGCCGGGATACTTCGGGTTCCTCGCGAACATAGTCACGCAGAATTACCCGGCGTCCAACCTCATCACCCGCCGGACCCTCGGCTGGGAACCTTCTCAGCCAAGCCTGCTCGCCGATTTGGACAACGGCCATTACTTCTCCGCCAGTTGA
- a CDS encoding SDR family NAD(P)-dependent oxidoreductase, with protein sequence MGKLDGKVAVITGGSTGMALAGAKLFVEEGAHVFIQARRQEALDEAVQLISRNVTAVQGDAAELADLDRLYDTVKREKGSIDVLWASAGMGEPAVLGEITEEQFHRAFWLNARGTLFTVQKALPLINDNGSIFMTGSNASLGAFPGWSLYAGSKAVQQAWARVWLNELRDRKIRVNVLTPGQVATAKQEELFDEATKAAFESLIPRGEMGRPEEIATVALFLASDDSSYVNGLELVTDGGTTAI encoded by the coding sequence GTGGGAAAGCTCGATGGCAAGGTAGCGGTGATCACCGGCGGATCCACCGGCATGGCACTGGCCGGCGCCAAACTGTTCGTAGAGGAAGGAGCGCACGTCTTCATCCAGGCCCGGCGGCAGGAAGCACTGGACGAAGCCGTCCAGCTGATCAGCCGCAACGTCACCGCCGTCCAGGGGGACGCGGCCGAACTGGCCGACCTGGACCGCTTGTACGACACCGTCAAGCGGGAAAAGGGTTCGATCGACGTGCTGTGGGCCAGCGCCGGGATGGGCGAACCCGCTGTCCTCGGCGAGATCACCGAAGAACAGTTCCACCGCGCCTTTTGGCTCAACGCGCGCGGCACCCTGTTCACCGTGCAGAAGGCACTGCCGCTGATCAACGACAACGGCTCGATCTTCATGACCGGATCCAACGCCTCCCTCGGCGCCTTCCCCGGCTGGAGCCTCTACGCGGGAAGCAAAGCCGTCCAGCAGGCCTGGGCCCGCGTCTGGCTCAACGAACTGCGCGACCGCAAGATCCGGGTCAACGTCCTGACCCCCGGTCAGGTCGCCACCGCCAAACAGGAAGAACTGTTCGACGAGGCGACCAAGGCCGCTTTCGAGTCCCTCATCCCCCGCGGAGAGATGGGCCGCCCCGAAGAAATCGCCACCGTCGCCCTGTTTCTCGCCTCCGACGACTCCAGCTACGTCAATGGCCTGGAACTGGTCACCGACGGCGGCACCACCGCCATCTGA
- a CDS encoding NADPH-dependent F420 reductase, with the protein MSSITLIGTGNMARTIGTLAVAGGNTVEVMGRDQSKADDLAKALGGGATTGTWGAVPAGDIVITALLYDGVVPVVAEYGDALAGKVIVDISNPFNATFDGLAHSEETSIAQEVARVAPAGASVVKAFNTIFRNVLEKGRPDVFIAGDHAQAKAGVAAFIESLGLRPLDVGGLKMAHWLEGMGLITVSLASNGVGHWDFALGVNEFAG; encoded by the coding sequence ATGAGCAGCATCACCCTCATCGGTACGGGGAACATGGCCCGTACCATCGGCACGCTCGCGGTGGCGGGCGGCAACACCGTCGAGGTCATGGGACGCGATCAGTCCAAGGCCGATGACCTGGCCAAGGCTCTGGGCGGCGGCGCGACGACGGGCACGTGGGGCGCCGTCCCGGCCGGGGACATCGTCATCACGGCCCTGTTGTACGACGGTGTCGTTCCGGTCGTCGCCGAGTACGGAGACGCCCTCGCGGGCAAGGTCATCGTCGACATCAGCAACCCCTTCAACGCCACGTTCGACGGACTGGCCCACAGCGAGGAGACCTCGATCGCGCAGGAAGTCGCCAGGGTGGCCCCGGCCGGCGCCAGCGTGGTGAAGGCATTCAACACCATCTTCCGTAATGTCCTGGAGAAGGGTCGGCCCGACGTCTTCATCGCCGGCGACCATGCGCAGGCCAAGGCGGGCGTGGCGGCATTCATCGAGAGCCTCGGGCTGCGCCCGCTGGACGTCGGCGGCCTGAAAATGGCGCACTGGCTGGAAGGGATGGGTTTGATCACGGTAAGCCTCGCCAGCAACGGGGTTGGCCACTGGGACTTCGCCCTCGGCGTCAACGAATTTGCCGGCTGA
- a CDS encoding TetR/AcrR family transcriptional regulator C-terminal domain-containing protein, with protein sequence MRAERGQCACTGPADLEHRPGRKTELLRAVADRILLAAMDGYSAEGDWKQRITALALRVRDAFGQQPRLAAVWGRYASSGTGSRLVMEEVLQALRASGLPDEEIPVCYHRIAVLIAALIASEAGASTVTPEEREQGMELFRVAVLGADPDRFPALAHFARDVRSLGADRRAAFEEILAAQLAHVEAAVRPS encoded by the coding sequence GTGCGCGCGGAACGCGGCCAGTGCGCCTGCACCGGACCAGCAGATCTCGAACACCGCCCGGGCCGCAAGACCGAACTGCTGCGCGCTGTCGCCGACCGGATTCTCCTGGCCGCCATGGACGGCTACAGCGCCGAGGGCGACTGGAAGCAGCGCATCACGGCCCTGGCCCTGCGCGTGCGAGATGCGTTCGGTCAGCAGCCCCGACTCGCTGCGGTCTGGGGACGTTACGCGTCGAGCGGCACCGGTTCCCGGCTGGTCATGGAAGAGGTGCTGCAGGCGCTGCGCGCGTCGGGCCTGCCCGACGAGGAGATCCCGGTCTGCTACCACCGGATCGCGGTCCTCATCGCTGCACTGATCGCCTCCGAGGCCGGGGCCAGCACGGTCACCCCGGAAGAGCGCGAACAGGGCATGGAGCTGTTCCGCGTGGCGGTACTGGGCGCAGACCCTGACCGCTTCCCCGCCCTGGCCCACTTCGCCCGCGACGTCCGCTCCCTCGGGGCGGACCGCCGCGCCGCCTTCGAGGAGATCCTCGCCGCCCAACTCGCCCACGTCGAAGCCGCAGTCCGCCCGAGCTAG
- a CDS encoding FG-GAP-like repeat-containing protein: MSRTGRREDVYAGAVWVFRSQAAGVTAKGFFSVYVRTIMASRSLPRRRRRLVLATGIALVGGAVLVPVVNAAAPAATTTVTTPSAKRLHDDFNGDGYSDVAIGAPGTALKGQAKAGAVSVLYGSSSGLSTSRKQVLTWPSRSTAQPQTRYGSDLQSGDLDRDGYADLLSLVDMSPVSGYDGRFLAVNWGGPKGLSATPVLLRNVPANSRGAFVVADVDGDKKPDVAAWGDDYGDETTPGDGSVLHGPFRRDGASARTTRFTLFPGEEWYALAMAAGDVTGDGIADLAVSARQLDGEIGTGGVALLVGGPSGFTYKGLLKDAQGRLIRGDDVEIGDLDKDGHAEIVVGHSVDGTDYDVGLPIKGGAIAVVHGGPNGVSTTRKPVWINQDTAGVPGVGEWHDGMGSGLSIGDTNGDGYLDVATGLPGEDFDGLTDAGTVLVLRGSANGLTTTGIKSFSQNTAGVPGTAEKLDRFGSETALVDADGDKRNGLVVGDWAENANNGAAWVFSATSSGVTASGSFSFGPSTMGLPATGALFGASVAD; this comes from the coding sequence GTGAGTCGTACGGGGCGGCGTGAGGACGTATACGCCGGTGCCGTATGGGTGTTCCGCTCCCAGGCCGCCGGTGTCACGGCCAAGGGCTTCTTCTCCGTCTACGTCAGGACAATCATGGCTTCCCGTTCCCTTCCCCGGCGCCGCAGACGGCTCGTCCTCGCCACCGGTATCGCCCTGGTCGGCGGTGCCGTGCTGGTTCCCGTCGTCAACGCCGCCGCCCCGGCCGCGACGACCACCGTCACCACGCCGAGCGCCAAGCGCCTGCACGACGACTTCAACGGCGACGGCTACTCCGACGTGGCGATCGGCGCGCCGGGCACCGCGTTGAAGGGACAGGCGAAGGCGGGGGCCGTCAGCGTGCTGTACGGCTCGTCCAGCGGGCTGTCGACCTCGCGCAAGCAGGTGCTGACCTGGCCGAGCCGGTCTACGGCGCAGCCGCAGACGCGCTACGGCAGCGACCTGCAGAGCGGCGACCTCGACCGGGACGGCTACGCCGATCTGCTCTCGCTCGTGGACATGTCGCCGGTCAGCGGCTACGACGGACGTTTCCTGGCCGTCAACTGGGGCGGCCCCAAGGGGCTGTCCGCCACGCCCGTCCTGCTGAGGAACGTGCCGGCGAACTCCCGTGGCGCCTTCGTAGTCGCCGACGTGGACGGGGACAAGAAGCCGGACGTGGCGGCGTGGGGCGACGACTATGGCGATGAGACCACGCCGGGTGACGGCTCGGTGCTGCACGGCCCGTTCCGGCGGGACGGCGCCAGCGCGAGGACGACCCGGTTCACCCTCTTCCCCGGCGAGGAGTGGTACGCCCTCGCGATGGCCGCCGGTGACGTGACCGGCGACGGCATCGCCGATCTGGCCGTCAGTGCCCGGCAGTTGGACGGCGAGATCGGTACCGGCGGGGTGGCCCTGCTGGTGGGCGGTCCTTCCGGGTTCACGTACAAGGGCCTCCTCAAGGACGCCCAGGGCCGGCTCATCCGCGGCGACGACGTCGAGATCGGCGACCTCGACAAGGACGGTCACGCCGAGATCGTCGTCGGCCACTCCGTCGACGGCACCGACTACGACGTCGGCCTCCCGATCAAGGGCGGTGCGATCGCCGTCGTTCACGGCGGCCCCAACGGCGTGTCCACCACCCGCAAGCCGGTGTGGATCAACCAGGACACCGCGGGCGTACCGGGCGTGGGGGAGTGGCATGACGGCATGGGCTCGGGCCTGTCGATCGGCGACACCAACGGCGACGGCTACCTGGACGTGGCGACCGGCCTGCCCGGCGAGGACTTCGACGGCCTCACCGATGCCGGCACCGTGCTGGTGCTGCGCGGCAGCGCGAACGGTCTGACCACCACCGGCATCAAGTCGTTCAGCCAGAACACCGCCGGGGTACCCGGCACCGCCGAGAAGCTGGACCGGTTCGGCAGCGAGACCGCCCTCGTCGACGCCGACGGCGACAAGAGGAACGGCCTGGTCGTCGGCGACTGGGCGGAGAACGCGAACAACGGTGCCGCGTGGGTCTTCTCGGCCACCTCCAGCGGCGTCACCGCGAGCGGTTCCTTCTCGTTCGGCCCGTCCACCATGGGCCTGCCCGCGACCGGGGCCCTGTTCGGAGCCTCGGTGGCCGACTGA